Proteins encoded in a region of the Mycolicibacterium duvalii genome:
- the lexA gene encoding transcriptional repressor LexA: protein MSDDSDSTAGSGTTTAAAGARRDKGSGLTERQRTILEVIRASVTTRGYPPSIREIGDAVGLTSTSSVAHQLRTLERKGFLRRDPNRPRAVDVRGLEDGVAATVAATDVTGSDVLPEPTFVPVLGRIAAGGPILAEEAVEDVFPLPRELVGEGSLFLLKVVGDSMVDAAICDGDWVVVRQQNVADNGDIVAAMIDGEATVKTFKRTRGQVWLMPHNPVFDPIPGNDAAILGKVVTVIRKI, encoded by the coding sequence ATGAGCGACGACAGCGACAGCACCGCCGGCTCCGGTACGACCACCGCCGCGGCGGGCGCACGACGGGACAAGGGCTCAGGTCTGACCGAGCGTCAGCGCACCATCCTCGAGGTGATCCGGGCCTCCGTGACCACGCGCGGCTACCCGCCCAGCATCCGCGAGATCGGGGACGCGGTGGGGCTGACGTCGACTTCGTCGGTGGCCCATCAGCTGCGCACGCTCGAGCGCAAGGGCTTCCTGCGGCGCGATCCCAACCGTCCGCGTGCCGTCGACGTGCGCGGCCTGGAAGACGGCGTTGCGGCCACCGTGGCCGCCACCGACGTCACCGGCTCCGATGTGCTGCCCGAGCCGACCTTCGTGCCGGTCCTCGGCCGGATCGCCGCGGGCGGTCCGATCCTGGCCGAGGAAGCCGTCGAGGATGTCTTCCCCCTCCCCCGCGAACTCGTCGGAGAAGGTTCGCTGTTCCTGCTCAAGGTCGTCGGCGACTCGATGGTGGACGCGGCGATCTGTGACGGCGACTGGGTGGTGGTGCGCCAACAGAATGTTGCCGACAACGGCGACATCGTCGCTGCGATGATCGACGGGGAAGCTACGGTCAAGACCTTCAAGCGCACCCGCGGTCAGGTCTGGCTGATGCCGCACAACCCCGTCTTCGACCCGATTCCCGGCAATGATGCCGCGATCCTCGGCAAGGTCGTCACGGTCATCCGCAAAATCTGA
- the nrdR gene encoding transcriptional regulator NrdR, with the protein MHCPFCRHPDSRVVDSRETDEGQAIRRRRSCPECGRRFTTVETAVLAVVKRSGVTEPFSREKVIKGVRRACQGRQVDDDALNKLAQQVEDAVRATGSPEVPSHEVGLAILGPLRDLDEVAYLRFASVYRSFSSAEDFEREIEALRAHREVSAQA; encoded by the coding sequence ATGCACTGTCCTTTCTGCCGTCATCCTGACTCCCGCGTTGTCGACTCCCGAGAAACCGACGAGGGCCAGGCAATCCGTCGTCGCCGGTCGTGTCCGGAATGCGGTCGACGATTCACCACCGTCGAGACCGCCGTGCTGGCCGTCGTGAAGCGCAGCGGGGTGACCGAACCGTTCAGCCGCGAGAAGGTCATCAAGGGTGTGCGGCGCGCCTGCCAGGGTCGGCAGGTCGACGACGATGCGCTCAACAAGTTGGCGCAGCAGGTCGAGGACGCGGTCCGCGCCACCGGCTCGCCGGAGGTGCCCAGCCACGAGGTCGGCCTGGCCATCCTGGGTCCGCTACGGGATCTCGACGAGGTCGCGTACCTGCGCTTCGCGTCGGTGTACCGCTCGTTCTCCTCGGCCGAGGATTTCGAGCGGGAGATCGAGGCGCTGCGCGCCCACCGTGAGGTTTCGGCCCAGGCGTAG
- a CDS encoding peptigoglycan-binding protein LysM: MTVIYTYEAGRTERRTEHDVPRQRAQARAARPVRVPGSTRPSGSARPRVAPMRYRGAGVSVSRAPHRRRPITPATTVVLALVAAAITVWLGLVAEAGGVVGREAAVPSRLAVVQVQAGESLQHVARRVAPEAPVSEVVAKIRELNALDTVAVGAGQTLIAPIA; the protein is encoded by the coding sequence ATGACTGTCATCTACACATACGAGGCAGGCCGTACGGAACGCCGGACGGAACACGACGTGCCGCGCCAGCGTGCGCAGGCCCGGGCGGCTCGTCCGGTGCGGGTGCCGGGCAGCACTCGTCCGTCGGGTTCTGCGCGGCCGCGCGTGGCACCCATGCGCTACCGCGGCGCGGGGGTGAGCGTGTCGCGTGCGCCCCACCGTCGCCGTCCCATCACCCCGGCCACGACCGTCGTCCTGGCGCTGGTCGCCGCGGCCATCACGGTGTGGCTGGGGCTGGTCGCCGAGGCCGGCGGTGTGGTCGGCCGGGAGGCGGCGGTGCCCAGTCGACTGGCGGTGGTGCAGGTGCAGGCAGGCGAGTCGCTGCAGCACGTGGCTCGCAGGGTCGCGCCGGAGGCGCCGGTGTCCGAAGTGGTCGCGAAGATCCGCGAGCTCAACGCGCTCGATACGGTGGCTGTCGGAGCCGGGCAGACGCTGATCGCGCCGATCGCCTGA